From Aquabacter sp. L1I39, the proteins below share one genomic window:
- the serB gene encoding phosphoserine phosphatase SerB: MVYVATLISNPADALLSRDLLIAARSVLPEAGEPHILEPEVAADIPFDPQLGADPRLLADTVRAALGDAPIDVVVQLAAGRRKRLFIADMDSTMIGQECIDELADVVGIKAHVAEITERAMRGEIAFEPALRERVGLLKGLATDVVKDVLAERIRLTPGGPILVATMKAHGAYAALVSGGFTLFTGPVAAMIGFDENRANILDVEDGKLTGRVVEPILGREAKTATLIELRDRLHLAPSETMAVGDGANDLGMLGEAGIGVAYHAKPKVAEAAHARIDHGDLTALLYMQGYTHEEIRQG; the protein is encoded by the coding sequence ATGGTTTATGTCGCGACCCTTATCTCAAATCCCGCCGATGCGCTGCTCTCGCGTGATCTCCTGATCGCCGCCCGCTCCGTGCTGCCGGAGGCCGGCGAGCCGCACATCCTTGAGCCGGAGGTGGCCGCCGACATCCCGTTCGACCCGCAGCTCGGCGCCGATCCCCGCCTGCTGGCGGACACGGTGCGCGCGGCGCTGGGGGACGCGCCCATCGACGTGGTGGTGCAACTTGCTGCCGGCCGGCGCAAGCGCCTGTTCATCGCGGACATGGATTCCACCATGATCGGCCAGGAATGCATCGACGAACTGGCCGATGTGGTGGGCATCAAGGCGCATGTGGCTGAGATTACCGAGCGCGCCATGCGCGGCGAGATCGCCTTCGAGCCGGCCCTGCGCGAGCGGGTGGGGCTGCTGAAGGGCCTTGCCACCGACGTGGTGAAGGACGTTCTGGCCGAGCGCATCCGCCTGACCCCCGGCGGTCCGATCCTGGTGGCCACCATGAAGGCCCACGGCGCCTATGCGGCCCTCGTCTCGGGCGGCTTCACGCTGTTCACCGGCCCGGTGGCGGCCATGATCGGCTTCGACGAGAACCGCGCCAACATCCTGGACGTGGAAGACGGCAAGCTGACCGGCCGCGTGGTGGAGCCGATCCTCGGCCGCGAGGCGAAGACCGCCACCCTCATCGAACTGCGCGACCGCCTGCACCTCGCCCCGTCCGAGACCATGGCGGTGGGCGATGGCGCCAATGATCTGGGCATGCTCGGGGAGGCCGGCATCGGCGTCGCCTACCATGCCAAGCCCAAGGTTGCGGAAGCCGCCCACGCCCGCATCGACCATGGCGACCTGACGGCACTGCTCTACATGCAGGGCTATACCCACGAGGAAATCCGCCAGGGCTGA
- the miaA gene encoding tRNA (adenosine(37)-N6)-dimethylallyltransferase MiaA: MKPEAVLIAGPTASGKSAVALALAERTGGVVINADSMQVYGDLRIITARPTEAEEARVPHCLYGHVDADTDYSAGRWLDDALATLADARAQGRLPIFIGGTGLYFRVLTQGLAAVPPIPEEVRAALRAEAEGLSDAALHQCLVARDADGAARLAPADRQRVLRALEVVESTGRPLAAWQQAQGPAPLAPERCARVVLEVEREVLRARIDARFEAMMAAGALDEVAALAARHLPAARPILKAHGVPALTRYLVGEMSREAAIAEGQADTRRYAKRQVTWFRHQMKDWPRTHPEGALETLTAALSGA; encoded by the coding sequence TTGAAGCCTGAGGCGGTGCTCATCGCAGGTCCAACGGCCAGCGGCAAGTCCGCCGTGGCCCTCGCCTTGGCGGAGCGCACGGGCGGCGTGGTCATCAATGCCGATTCCATGCAGGTCTATGGCGACCTGCGCATCATCACCGCCCGCCCCACCGAGGCGGAGGAAGCCCGCGTGCCCCATTGCCTCTATGGCCACGTGGACGCGGACACTGACTATTCCGCCGGCCGCTGGCTGGACGATGCCCTGGCCACCCTCGCCGATGCGCGGGCGCAGGGGCGGCTGCCCATCTTCATTGGTGGCACCGGCCTTTATTTCCGCGTGCTCACCCAGGGTCTGGCCGCCGTGCCGCCCATTCCGGAAGAGGTGCGCGCGGCCCTGCGCGCCGAGGCGGAAGGCCTGTCCGACGCTGCCCTCCACCAGTGCCTTGTCGCGCGGGACGCCGACGGCGCCGCCCGCCTCGCCCCCGCCGACCGGCAGCGGGTGCTGCGGGCGCTGGAGGTGGTGGAATCAACCGGCCGGCCGCTTGCCGCCTGGCAGCAGGCGCAGGGCCCTGCCCCGCTGGCGCCGGAGCGCTGCGCGCGCGTGGTCCTGGAGGTGGAGCGGGAGGTCTTGCGGGCGCGCATTGATGCCCGATTCGAGGCCATGATGGCGGCGGGTGCGTTGGATGAGGTGGCCGCGCTCGCCGCCCGGCATCTGCCGGCCGCTCGTCCGATCCTGAAGGCCCACGGGGTGCCGGCTCTCACCCGATACCTCGTTGGAGAGATGAGTCGGGAAGCGGCCATCGCCGAGGGCCAGGCCGACACCCGCCGCTATGCCAAGCGCCAGGTCACTTGGTTCCGCCACCAGATGAAGGACTGGCCCCGCACCCATCCCGAGGGGGCGCTGGAGACCCTCACGGCCGCGCTGTCGGGCGCCTGA
- a CDS encoding aminotransferase-like domain-containing protein produces MAAIRRRMTSRMLASGEKLPSIRALARELHVSPSTVVEAYDRLVAEGAVRARPGSGFYVAGSVAPFALSEAAPRTDRAVDPLWVSRQSLDAPSDALRPGCGWLPADWMPQEALRRAIRGLAKAPDALLTDYGGSRGALALRQMLVRHCAAEGIAAGADQVLLTASGSQALELVCRFLLQPGDTVLVDDPCYFNFQALLRAHRVKLVGVPYGASGPDTDRFAEALATHRPRLYLTNSALHNPTGASLTFPVAHRLLTLAAAHDLTVVEDDIFADLEPDPSPRLAALDGLARVIRVGSFSKTLSASVRTGYVVARRDWIEGLVDLQVATSFGGPSPLAVEIVSRVLADGSYRKHLAMLRPRLARRRREVAARLAGLGVRPVLEPRGGFLLWCRLPERRDGAAVARRALEEGMVLAPGNVFSVSQTAGDFMRFNVAQMGPDAFDSLARALA; encoded by the coding sequence ATGGCCGCCATCCGACGCCGCATGACCAGCCGCATGCTGGCGAGCGGCGAGAAGCTGCCCTCCATCCGCGCCTTGGCGCGCGAGCTTCACGTTTCGCCCTCCACCGTGGTGGAGGCCTATGACCGGCTGGTGGCGGAGGGGGCGGTGCGCGCCCGGCCCGGCTCCGGCTTCTATGTGGCTGGGTCCGTGGCGCCCTTCGCCCTTTCGGAGGCGGCACCGCGCACGGACCGGGCGGTGGATCCGCTCTGGGTCTCCCGCCAGTCACTTGACGCCCCCTCCGATGCCCTCCGGCCCGGCTGCGGCTGGCTGCCCGCCGACTGGATGCCACAGGAGGCGCTGCGCCGTGCGATCCGAGGGCTCGCCAAGGCGCCGGATGCGCTGCTGACGGATTATGGCGGCAGCCGGGGCGCGCTGGCCCTGCGCCAGATGCTGGTGCGCCACTGCGCGGCGGAGGGCATCGCGGCGGGGGCGGATCAGGTGCTGCTCACCGCCTCCGGCTCCCAGGCGCTGGAATTGGTGTGCCGCTTCCTCTTGCAGCCCGGCGACACGGTGCTGGTGGACGATCCCTGCTATTTCAACTTCCAGGCCCTGTTGCGGGCGCACCGGGTGAAGCTGGTGGGGGTGCCTTATGGGGCGAGCGGGCCGGACACGGACCGCTTCGCGGAGGCGCTCGCCACCCACCGGCCCCGGCTCTATCTGACCAATTCCGCCCTCCATAACCCCACCGGCGCGAGCCTGACCTTCCCCGTCGCCCACCGCCTGCTGACGCTCGCCGCGGCCCATGATTTGACGGTCGTCGAGGACGACATCTTCGCCGACCTGGAGCCCGATCCCTCGCCCCGCCTTGCCGCACTGGACGGGCTGGCGCGGGTGATCCGGGTGGGCAGCTTCTCCAAGACGCTCTCGGCCTCGGTGCGCACAGGCTATGTGGTGGCGCGGCGGGATTGGATCGAGGGGCTGGTGGACCTCCAGGTGGCCACCAGCTTCGGCGGGCCGAGCCCGCTGGCGGTGGAGATTGTCTCCCGCGTGCTGGCGGACGGCAGTTATCGCAAGCATCTGGCGATGCTGCGCCCGCGCCTCGCCCGGCGCCGGCGGGAGGTGGCGGCGCGCCTCGCGGGGCTGGGCGTGCGGCCGGTGCTGGAGCCGCGCGGCGGCTTCCTGCTCTGGTGCCGCTTGCCCGAGCGGCGCGACGGGGCGGCGGTGGCCCGCCGCGCCCTGGAGGAGGGCATGGTCCTGGCGCCTGGAAATGTCTTCTCGGTCAGCCAGACCGCCGGCGATTTCATGCGCTTCAACGTGGCCCAGATGGGGCCGGACGCTTTCGATAGCCTTGCCCGCGCCCTCGCCTGA
- a CDS encoding DMT family transporter: MARGNEGWLSGLAGVLIFSGSLPATRVAVQGFSPLFLTSARAVIAALLGGLLLLAFKQTRPERQDLVSLAIVALGVVAGFPLLTALALQHVTSAHSIVFIGLLPLATALCAVARAGERPRPAFWLFSVAGAAAVAGFALGGGGALSPKGDLLMLAAVAVCGLGYAEGARLSRRLGGWQVISWALVLSLPVMAALAFATRPDGFGQVQAPAWLGLGYVALFSMMIGFVFWYRGLALGGIARVGQLQLLQPFFGLALAALVLGEPVAWTMVATAALVMGCVAGAKRFA; this comes from the coding sequence ATGGCGCGCGGGAACGAAGGATGGCTGAGCGGGCTTGCCGGCGTCCTCATCTTCAGCGGCTCCCTGCCGGCCACCCGCGTCGCCGTCCAGGGCTTCTCACCGCTCTTCCTCACCTCGGCCCGCGCCGTCATCGCGGCGCTGCTGGGCGGGCTGCTGCTGCTCGCCTTCAAGCAGACGCGGCCGGAGCGGCAAGACCTCGTCTCCCTCGCCATCGTGGCGCTGGGCGTGGTGGCGGGCTTTCCGCTCTTGACCGCCCTGGCCTTGCAGCACGTCACCTCTGCCCATTCCATTGTCTTCATCGGCCTGCTGCCGCTGGCCACCGCTCTGTGCGCGGTGGCGCGGGCGGGCGAGCGGCCGCGTCCGGCCTTCTGGCTGTTCTCGGTGGCGGGAGCGGCGGCGGTGGCGGGGTTCGCGCTGGGCGGCGGCGGGGCGCTGTCCCCCAAGGGCGACCTGCTCATGCTGGCGGCGGTGGCGGTGTGCGGCCTTGGCTATGCGGAAGGCGCGCGCCTCTCCCGGCGGCTCGGCGGCTGGCAGGTGATTTCCTGGGCGCTGGTCCTGTCCTTGCCGGTCATGGCGGCCCTGGCCTTCGCCACGCGGCCGGACGGCTTCGGGCAGGTGCAGGCGCCGGCCTGGCTGGGCCTTGGCTATGTGGCCCTGTTCTCCATGATGATCGGCTTCGTCTTCTGGTATCGCGGCCTGGCGCTGGGCGGCATTGCCCGGGTGGGGCAGTTGCAGCTGCTCCAGCCCTTCTTCGGCCTGGCCTTGGCCGCTTTGGTGCTGGGCGAGCCGGTGGCCTGGACCATGGTGGCCACCGCCGCTCTGGTCATGGGCTGCGTCGCCGGCGCCAAGCGGTTCGCTTGA